In Paracoccaceae bacterium Fryx2, a single genomic region encodes these proteins:
- a CDS encoding alginate lyase family protein, which yields MWFRLARPRPDLAPAPPLRLVSGPWCAPARRLPSLTGPGAFHFLNEAGSLPEHGWDGPAKAKLWRYNQHYFDDLNAMGAPERAGWHQPLIADWITANPPGRGTGWEPYPTSLRIVNWVKWALAGNAPSQEAIQSLAIQARWLTRRMEWHLLGNHLFANAKALVFAGLYFEWREAARWLDTGTRILAKEIPEQLLPDGGQFELSPMYHALSVEDMLDLVNIARAFGRNDLAQAWSARVASMLDWLGAMTHPDGDIAFFNDAAIGIAPDQQQLFDYAGRLGFARPKDPGALCHLAASGYARLSAGPAVLIADLARIGPDYLPGHAHADTLSFELSVRGQRIIVNSGTSVYGTGPERLRQRGTAAHSTLMIDGEDSSETWAGFRVGRRARPFDIDVRNDDAALLARAAHDGYSHMPGNPVHRREWHLAPDGLIVTDRVAGTGLHRVDVRFFLAPDLHVVRSAPNSFDLNADNGEDILTFTSEGGSVYIVPSSWHPQFGMQLQTQAIRVCAELELPCKFRTCFRWRAA from the coding sequence GTGTGGTTCCGGCTGGCACGACCGCGGCCCGATCTGGCGCCAGCCCCGCCGCTGCGTCTCGTGTCGGGACCCTGGTGCGCACCGGCGCGGCGGCTGCCGAGCCTGACCGGCCCCGGCGCCTTTCATTTCCTCAACGAGGCCGGGAGCCTGCCCGAGCACGGCTGGGATGGCCCCGCCAAGGCCAAGCTCTGGCGCTACAACCAGCATTATTTCGACGACCTCAATGCCATGGGGGCGCCGGAACGGGCAGGCTGGCACCAGCCGCTGATCGCCGACTGGATCACGGCCAACCCGCCCGGACGCGGGACGGGGTGGGAGCCCTATCCAACGTCGCTCCGGATTGTGAACTGGGTGAAATGGGCTCTTGCAGGCAACGCCCCGAGCCAAGAAGCCATCCAGAGTCTCGCAATTCAGGCCCGCTGGCTGACGCGGCGGATGGAATGGCACCTGCTGGGCAACCATCTGTTCGCCAATGCCAAGGCACTTGTCTTCGCGGGGCTTTATTTCGAATGGCGCGAGGCTGCGCGCTGGCTCGACACCGGCACCCGTATTCTCGCCAAGGAAATCCCCGAACAGCTTCTGCCCGATGGCGGGCAGTTCGAACTGAGCCCGATGTATCACGCGCTTTCTGTAGAAGACATGCTCGATCTGGTCAACATCGCCCGCGCTTTCGGGCGCAACGATCTGGCGCAGGCCTGGAGCGCTCGGGTTGCGTCAATGCTGGACTGGCTGGGCGCAATGACCCACCCGGATGGTGACATAGCCTTTTTCAACGACGCCGCAATTGGCATCGCACCCGATCAGCAACAGCTTTTTGACTATGCCGGGCGGCTGGGTTTCGCCCGCCCTAAAGACCCGGGTGCGCTGTGCCACCTCGCGGCGTCAGGCTATGCGCGCCTGTCGGCGGGGCCCGCCGTGCTGATCGCCGACCTTGCCCGCATCGGCCCCGATTATCTGCCCGGCCATGCCCATGCCGACACGCTCAGCTTCGAGCTGTCAGTGCGCGGGCAACGAATCATCGTGAATTCCGGCACTTCGGTCTACGGAACCGGGCCGGAACGCCTGCGTCAGCGGGGCACGGCGGCGCACTCGACGCTGATGATCGATGGCGAGGATTCGTCCGAAACATGGGCCGGATTTCGCGTCGGCCGCCGCGCCCGCCCCTTCGATATCGACGTCAGGAACGACGACGCGGCGTTGCTCGCGCGCGCCGCGCATGATGGCTATAGCCACATGCCCGGAAATCCGGTGCATCGTCGCGAATGGCACTTGGCTCCAGACGGGCTGATCGTGACAGACAGGGTCGCGGGGACAGGGCTGCATCGGGTTGATGTGCGATTTTTTCTAGCACCGGATCTCCACGTCGTACGCTCTGCGCCCAACAGTTTCGACCTGAACGCCGACAATGGAGAAGACATCCTGACCTTTACATCTGAGGGCGGCAGCGTCTACATTGTCCCATCAAGCTGGCATCCGCAATTCGGCATGCAGCTGCAGACGCAGGCAATCCGGGTCTGCGCCGAACTGGAGCTGCCCTGCAAATTTCGCACGTGTTTTCGGTGGAGGGCTGCATGA
- a CDS encoding glycosyltransferase family 4 protein → MKLLILTNYFTPDLSAGSFRMQALIEALENWREKGLEVDLITTRPNRYASLKAEAPLFEDRGWLRIHRIELPAHKGGMADQARSYAHYAIGVRRLTSGQRWDLVFATSSRLMTAGLGAHVARRMRGPLYLDIRDLFTLNMDELLVGSPLKMLLPVFRRIERQAFWRAGQINVVSEGFIPHLRAIAPKVPIRCFTNGIDDLFLSEDFERSETRHALPLLLYAGNMGEGQGLHRILPQAAKALEGRVRFRLIGGGGKRLDLEAALRAQDITNVEVLPPVARDQLLAHYCEADILFLHLNDLDAFRKVLPSKIFEYAATGKPILAGVAGYAADFLRKEVPNAAVFAPCDADAMAKAALSLLAQSETPDRGDFCKAYARTTIMAEMAADILATVPEGRKLTEAVPSLIGDSL, encoded by the coding sequence ATGAAACTTCTAATCCTGACCAACTATTTCACACCGGACCTCAGCGCAGGTTCGTTCCGCATGCAGGCATTGATCGAGGCATTAGAGAACTGGCGCGAAAAAGGTTTGGAAGTCGACCTGATCACCACACGCCCTAACCGCTATGCAAGCTTGAAGGCCGAAGCCCCCTTGTTTGAAGACAGGGGGTGGCTGCGCATCCACCGGATCGAGCTGCCGGCCCACAAGGGTGGCATGGCCGATCAGGCACGCAGCTATGCACATTATGCAATCGGGGTCCGCAGGCTTACAAGCGGACAGCGGTGGGATCTGGTCTTCGCTACGTCTTCACGGCTGATGACAGCCGGGTTGGGAGCTCATGTCGCGCGCCGGATGCGGGGCCCACTCTATCTCGACATCCGCGATCTGTTCACGTTGAACATGGACGAGTTGTTGGTTGGAAGCCCGCTGAAGATGCTCCTGCCCGTCTTCCGGCGCATCGAGCGACAGGCGTTCTGGAGGGCTGGACAGATCAACGTCGTCTCCGAAGGGTTTATCCCGCATCTGCGCGCTATCGCACCAAAGGTTCCAATCCGGTGCTTCACCAACGGGATCGACGACTTGTTCCTGTCGGAAGATTTTGAAAGGTCTGAAACGCGTCACGCACTTCCCCTGCTTCTCTACGCGGGGAACATGGGCGAAGGTCAAGGCCTGCACCGCATCCTGCCCCAAGCGGCCAAGGCACTAGAAGGTCGGGTGCGCTTTCGCTTGATCGGGGGCGGCGGGAAACGGCTGGATCTTGAAGCCGCGCTCAGGGCGCAGGATATCACCAATGTCGAAGTCCTGCCGCCTGTGGCGCGCGACCAGTTGCTCGCGCACTATTGCGAAGCGGACATCCTGTTCCTGCACCTCAACGACCTCGACGCGTTCCGCAAGGTCTTGCCCTCAAAGATATTTGAATACGCTGCCACCGGGAAACCAATCCTTGCGGGTGTGGCGGGTTACGCCGCCGATTTTCTGCGTAAGGAAGTGCCCAATGCGGCCGTGTTTGCGCCCTGCGACGCAGACGCGATGGCAAAGGCAGCTCTGAGCCTGCTGGCACAGTCGGAAACACCCGATCGGGGTGATTTCTGCAAGGCATATGCCCGAACCACGATTATGGCCGAAATGGCCGCCGATATTCTGGCGACCGTGCCGGAAGGACGTAAATTGACCGAAGCAGTGCCTTCTTTGATAGGAGATTCCTTGTGA